CAAAGCACTGGGCTATATCGGGGTGCCCGAGGACATTGCCGGGGCGGCGCTTTTCCTCGCCTCCGATGCATCGAGCTACGTTACCGGGGAAGTCATCGTAGTTGACGGAGGTGAACTCGTCGGGCCGGCGCCAGACTTCGGAACCTGAACTAACTCTCCGGTGAAGAAAAGGATTTGAGCTTCTGCATCACCTGATTGGATATATCTTTTTCCGCCGTGGGCATGAGGTCGACCATTCCTCCGGCTATCACAATGAAGTTCTTTGCCAGCCTGCGGAAACTTTCTTTGTTACCACACTTCCTGGGGCAGCCGCACAGTATCACCACCACGTCGATAGGGTCATCGTCCGGCGAAACGAGCTGTAGCTCTGGCGCATTTTCGATTGCCTCTTTCAGCTTGTTGCCGATTTGAATAAGGTCAATGAGAGGATTGCAGGAACCGCAGTATTTTAAGGTTACCTTCAGCTTGTAATCCGTCACACCAGTTTTGGTTGCTCCCCGATCTTGGCTAGCTTCTGGGCCAGCCGCTTCTTGCGTTCCCAGTTTGCGCGTCGCATAAGCATAATCCTTTGTGCCTGCGGTGAACCAGCACCGTGCATCGATTCGGCGAGAGCGGTACCGCAGGTCATCCCCTCAATCAGCCTCAGAAGACGCATTCTGGTCTCGGCAGGCACATCGGTTGTACCCTTTAAGTATTTATCCACATATTTACCGACTCGGGTGTTGCTCCAGTCCAGTTCCGAGGGCATTGTCGCCAGCAAACCGCCAGCCATATCCTGGGCGAGTCTGGCAATCTCATAAACATTTCGGGTGACATTGAGTTTGGTGACGTTGGCCAGAAGTGGGTCGGCCATGAAATTGCCCGCCGGCAGCGCATATCCCTGACAGGAGCAGGCGATGGAGCAGCAGTAGAGCGTCTCCGCAAGGTGAACCATCTCCACCAGCTTGTCTCTTATGTGCGAGGCATTGGCCGTACCCTGTACCTCGGCCAGTGCGTACGTAGCACCGGTGAGAACATCGGCCAGGCCGACCTTGCAGCCGCCGTAGTTCTGTCGGTGGGCGGTGGCAAAGCGCTCCACAAGTTCAAAGGCGAAATCGTACTCGCCACACATAAATACCTGTTCCCAGGGAACAAAGACATCGTCAAAGACCACCAGTGCCTCCCCACCGACAATGCCGTATTCCGGATTGCCCTGGTCCATCAGGCAACCGCTGCATTTTCGGTCGTCGTTGGTCTGCCGACCGAATATATGGACCAGTCCGGGGGCATCAACCGGCACATAAAAACACACGGCGTAATCGGCGTCCGCCTCCTTCATTGACGTGGTCGGCATGACCAGATGGCCGAGGGCGTTGACGGCGCCGGTAATATGTGCCTTGGCCCCTCTGACCACAATGCCGTCCTTCTTCCTGTCCACAACGTGGACATACTGGTCGGGGTCAGCCTGCTGGCTGGGGGAAAGACTGCGGTCGCCTTTCGGGTCGGTCATGGCCCCGGAGATGAAGCGGTCCTCTTTCTGGACCTCCTTGAGGAGATTGACAAACCGCTTATGGTACTCGGTGCCATTCTTCTTATCCATATCATAGGTTACCGAGTAGATGGCGTTCAGCGCATCGTGACCGACACAGCGCGCAAAGCAACTTCCCGTCTGCTGCCCCAGTGCACGGAGGGCTTTCACTTTCTGCACCAGGTCGTGGGTGCTGTGGTGCACATGGGTGAAAAGGTTTATCTTCTCTCCCGTAAGGTGGGATTTGGTGGTCAGCAATTCTTCAAATTCGGGTGCCCACGCCATATCATAGGTCAGGGCGGCGGCGTTGATATGGGGGACAAAGGCAGGGTGGTCCGCCACGCTATCGATTTTCTCCCCCATATAGTAAATTTCCGGCTTTACCCGGCGCAGACCTTCCCGGTAATCATCACCACGTATCATACCCATAGCCCGAAACCTCGCACTTCATATTAATATGTCTTGTCAGGGGAGACTTGAATCATTCATAATAGCCGCGACTGACAGAAAAGGTAATGGCGCCCAGAATAAAAAGACCCGAAAGCGCAAACCAGAAAATCCAGGTGAATTCTGGCATTACTGGGGGAATTACTGCGGCGGCGGTTACAATGCCCACCACAGCGCAAAGCACACCGATAACGCCCAGAATGATAGCTGTTAAGCCCATTGCTTACCCTCCTAATATTTTTTTTATCCGTTACGCCTAGTTTAGTATATAATAAGAAAAAGTTAAAGGTATTAGTCAGGTAATTATTCATCTGGTATAAGTTTAAATGACTATTCTTGAACGAGAAATCGGCGATATACTACGTCAAAGAGGCATGACGCTGGGGGCAATTGAGTCGGCCACTGGCGGGCTTATTTCCCACCGCATAACCAATGTCCCGGGCAGCTCTGATTATTACAAGGGCTCGGTAACCGCCTACAGTAACGAAGCGAAAGCCGAAGTGGTCGGGGTGAAGCGGGAGACCATAGAGGGGTATGGCGCGGTGAGCGCCCAGGTAGCTGAGGAGATGGCGGAGGGGGGCAAGAAGCTGCTGGCGGTGGACATATGCATTGCGGACACGGGTATTGCCGGCCCGGGCGGAGCTACCCTGGGCAAGGCAGTGGGTCTATTTTATCTAGGTCTGGCTCATGGGAGGAAGACTTACAATAGACAGCACAATTTCGCGGGAAACCGAGAACAGAACAAACAGGATGCCGCGGAAGCTGCCTTGATGTGGCTGAAAGAATACCTGTTAAGTCTTAAATAGACCAAATAGAGTTTGTAACGAGGTGTTTAAGAGGGGCGTTAGCCTCTCTTTTAATATCCTCCCCTTCTCCTTTGGAGGAGGGGGAACAGATAATCCGATACCCACCGTTCCCTTCTTAACTAGCGTAAATCATCATCAAGCTAAAAGGAGTACAATCAGATTCGGCCACATAGTGCTTTACGCTATCGACC
The sequence above is drawn from the Chloroflexota bacterium genome and encodes:
- a CDS encoding 4-hydroxyphenylacetate 3-hydroxylase family protein; translated protein: MGMIRGDDYREGLRRVKPEIYYMGEKIDSVADHPAFVPHINAAALTYDMAWAPEFEELLTTKSHLTGEKINLFTHVHHSTHDLVQKVKALRALGQQTGSCFARCVGHDALNAIYSVTYDMDKKNGTEYHKRFVNLLKEVQKEDRFISGAMTDPKGDRSLSPSQQADPDQYVHVVDRKKDGIVVRGAKAHITGAVNALGHLVMPTTSMKEADADYAVCFYVPVDAPGLVHIFGRQTNDDRKCSGCLMDQGNPEYGIVGGEALVVFDDVFVPWEQVFMCGEYDFAFELVERFATAHRQNYGGCKVGLADVLTGATYALAEVQGTANASHIRDKLVEMVHLAETLYCCSIACSCQGYALPAGNFMADPLLANVTKLNVTRNVYEIARLAQDMAGGLLATMPSELDWSNTRVGKYVDKYLKGTTDVPAETRMRLLRLIEGMTCGTALAESMHGAGSPQAQRIMLMRRANWERKKRLAQKLAKIGEQPKLV
- a CDS encoding CinA family protein: MTILEREIGDILRQRGMTLGAIESATGGLISHRITNVPGSSDYYKGSVTAYSNEAKAEVVGVKRETIEGYGAVSAQVAEEMAEGGKKLLAVDICIADTGIAGPGGATLGKAVGLFYLGLAHGRKTYNRQHNFAGNREQNKQDAAEAALMWLKEYLLSLK